The Candidatus Methylomirabilota bacterium genome segment CTGGACCCCTTGAACGCGCGGGTGCACTTCAGCCTGGGCAAGATCTATTACAACGAGAAGGGCCTCTACTACGAGGCCGTCAACGCGTACAAGAAGGCGATCGAGCTCGACCAGTACTTCCTCGACGCCCGGATGGGCCTGGGGGAGATCTACGAGGAGAAGGGGTTATACCGGGACGCGATCGCCGAGTACAAGAAGGTGATCGAGGCCGAGCCCAAGCACACCGGGGCTCATTACAACCTCGCGCTCGCCTACGAGAAGGTCGACGTGAAGGAGGCCATCACGCACTGGGAGCGGTACATCGGGCTGGCCTCTCAGATCGCCACCGAGAAGGAGTGGGTCGACGTCGCCCGCCAGCACCTCAAGAAGCTGCGGGACAAGGAGAAGAGTCAGTAGGACGCCGACCCGCCACCGAGGTGCCCAGGCGGTCAGGCGGCAGGGCCGATGCCGAGGAGCGCCGAGAGCCGGGGGCGGTCGAAGCCCACGATCACCTCATCGCCGACGACGATCACGGGCACCGCCATCTGGCCCGTGCGCCGAAGAAGGTCCTCGCGCCCTTCTATGTCGGTGGTGACGTCGATATCCGTGAACGCGACGCCCTTAGACGAAAGAAACTCTTTCGCCGCCTTGCAAGGCCTTCAGGTGGGGCTGGAGTAGATTCTCACCGCGCGGTCGGTCATTCCTGGTTCCTCCGTCAGGGCGTCTGTGGCCGTCTACTCGATTAGATGCGGCGCGGACGGATAGGGTTGCGGTGTCGGTTCCTTGACAACGGCCCGGGGGTTTCGTATGTTATCGATGTGCCTGTTTTTACAGGCACCCAAGGACGACGGAGACCAATCGACCTCGCCACGGCACGTCCCAGGGGGCCGCAATGAAGGGAGAGCTGCGAAAGGACCCGTCCACGGGCAAGTGGAGCCTGGTGCGGCGTGGAGAGGCGCGACCGTGGGAAGACAACGGGGCTCTCTGCCCCTTCTGTCCGGGGAACGAGAGCCTCACGCCCAAGGAGATCGTCGCCTATCGGCCGCCCGGGAGCGCTCCCAACGGGACCGGATGGCAAGTCCGGGTCTTCCCGGAGGGTGATCCCTACTTCAACATCGAGGAAGACCTCGTCCGCGAAGGCGTCGGCATGTTCGACCGGATCTCGACCCGGGGGGCCAGCGAGATCGTCGTCGAGGATCCCGGGCACGAGCTGACGCTCGCCAGCATGGACGAGGCTCAAGTCGAGCGGGTCCTGTGGATGTACCGGGATCGCATCCAGGACCTCAAGCGGGACAGCAAGATCCGGAACGTCGTCGTGACCCGGTTCCAGGGCAAGCCGGGAGCGAAGATCCGCCACCCGTACTCGCGGATTCTCGCGACGCCGATCATCTTCGACGACGTGCGGACCGAGCTCAACCAGGCCCGGGAGTACTACGCCTACAAGCGCCGCTGCGTCTATTGCGACACCGTGCGCGAGGAGCTGGCGAGCGGCGAGCGCCTGGTTCGCATGACCTCCCACTTCGTGGTCTTCGTCCCCTACGCGGCCCGCGTCGCCTTCGAGCTTCGGATCCTACCCCGGCGCCATGCGTGCGCCTACGAAGACATCTCCGGGGAGCAGGTTTCAGACCTGGCCCGTCTCCTCCGGGGGCTTCTGCGCATCCTCGGGAAGGCTCTCGGCGATCCCCCCTTCGAGATGGTGCTTCACACGGCACCGAACCTCCAGGTGAAGGTCCTGCAGGGCGAGTGGGACACCGTCGCCAGGGACTATCACTGGCACTTCGAAGTCCTGCCGGGCACCGAGCACCGGCGGGCCGTGGCCGGCATCGCGGTCAACGAGACGTTCCCCGAAGAGGCCGCGCGAGCCCTCCGGGAAGATTCCGCGACTCGGCCGGCCGGCTCTCCCAGCCCTAGGAGCCCGTCGGGTTAACCTGGCGCGAAGCGAACGCCAGACCGCCCACGGTCGGTGTTCCGCTTCGAGCGCCGGCTTTGCCGGCGCAACCTCCTGGGGGGAGGTTTCGGAGGGGGCCGCCGAGGCCCCTCCGGGCAGATCTCACGGATAGAAGCCGCGGAGCTGGAACGCCTCGGCTACCCGCCGGACCCCGAGCATCAGGGCCGCGGTGCGCAGGCTCACGGATTCCCGCTTCACGACCGCGGCCACCTGGTTGAAGGCGCGGATGATCAGTTCCTGCAGGCGCGTGTTGATCTCGCTCTCCCGCCAGAAGTAGTACTGGAGGCCCTGGACCCACTCGAAGTAGCTCACGACGACGCCCCCGGCGTTCGCCAGGATGTCGGGAATCACCGTCACGTGTCGGTCGGCCAGGATCTCGTCGGCTTCGGTGGTGGTCGGCCCGTTCGCACCCTCGGCGATGATCCGGCTCTTGATCCGGTCGGCGTTGTGGACCGTGATCTGGCCCCCGACCGCGGCGGGCACGAGGACCTCACAGGGGAGCTCGAGGAGCTCGGCATTGGTGATCGCCTCCGCCCCCGGGAAGCCGACCACCGAGCCCGTCTCCTTCACGTGGTTATTCAGCTCACGGATGTCCAGGCCCTTCGGGTTCAGCACCCCGCCTTTGGCGTCCGACACCGCGATCACCAGACACCCTTCGCGCCACAGAAGGCGGGCCGCGACCGACCCCACGTTGCCGAATCCCTGGATCACCACGCGGGCCCCTTTGAGGTCCATGGCGGCACCTCTCGCCGCCTGACCGAGGGCATAGACGAGCCCGCGGCCGGTCGCATCCCGGCGGCCGGCGGAGCCTCCGATGAGGAGCGGCTTGCCGGTGACCACTCCGGGGACGGTCCGCCCCTGGGTCATCGCGTAGGTGTCCATGATCCAGGCCATCGTCTGCTCGTTGGTGCCGAGGTCGGGGGCGGGGATGTCGAGGTCGGGGCCGATCAGCAGCATGACCTCGGCCGTGTACCGGCGCGTCATCCGCTCGAGCTCACGCTGCGACATGGCGCCGGGGTCGCAGGCCACGCCGCCTTTGGCGCCCCCGTAGGGAAGCCCCATGAGGGCGCACTTCCAGCTCATCAGCATGGCCAGGGCCGTGACCTCGCCCAGGCTGACTTCGGGGTGGTAACGGATGCCGCCTTTGGTGGGGCCGAGCACCGTGTTGTGGTGGACGCGGTAGCCGATGAAGACCTCGGTGTGCCCGTCGTCCATGAGCGTCGGGATACTGACCACGAGTGCCCGGCGAGGGTAGCGCAGCCGCTCGTGGATGCCGGGATCGAGGCGGATCCGCTTGGCCACGCCGTCGAGCTGGTCGAGGGTGCTACGGTATAGCGTGGACGATTCAAACTGTAGTTTACTATCCAAACCCAAGGCCTATCCTCCCGCGGGCTTGCGAGATCTGGCTTGACAGTGCCGGGGCCGTATGTCATGCTCCTTAAGGCGACCAAAACGGTCGCCGATCGGAGAGGTCGGTGTTACGATTCACGAAAAGGGCCGACTACGGGCTGATGGCGATCCATTATATCGCGTTTCATCAGCATCACGGTGTGGTGAACGCGAAGCGGATCGCCGAAGACCTGGGGATCCCCGCGGAACTCCTCGCCAAGATCCTCCAGCGCCTGTCCAAGCAGGACCTGATCCAGAGCGTGAACGGTCCCAAGGGGGGATACGTCCTTGCCCGGGAGCCCGGCCAGATCCGGGTCGGCGAGGTCCTGCGCGCCATCGAGGGGCCCCTCGGCATCGTGCATTGTTTCCAGACGAAATACGAGTGTCCGCAGCTGGCCCGGTGCAACATTCGGACCCCCGTGCGGGCGATCCAGGCGAGCATCGAGCAGCTGCTGGACACGATGACGCTCACGGAGATGAACAAATTCGGTGCCCCGGTGGCGACGCCGCTGTCCCTGGCCGGGATGCGGAACTGAGGAGAGCGAGACCATGGCAGTGAAGCTCCCGATCTTCATGGACAGCCACTCCACGACTCCGATGGACCCGCGGGTCCTGGAGGCCATGCTTCCCTACTTCACGGACAAGTACGGTCACCCGGGCAGCCGGAACCACCCCTTCGGCTGGGAGGCCGAAGGGGGCATGGAGCGGGCGCGGGAGCAGGTCGCCAAGCTCATCGGGGCCCGCGACCCGAAAGAGATCGTCTTCACCTCCGGCGGGACCGAGTCGGACAACCTGGCCCTCAAGGGCATCGTCGAGATGTATCGCGAGAAGGGCGATCACATCGTCACCACGGTGATCGAGCATCGGGCGATCCTCGACACCTGTCGGCGCCTGGAGAAGCATGGCGTCAAGGTGACCTACGTGGGGGTCGGCTCGGATGGACTCGTCGACGTGGAGGCCATCCGGAAGGCTCTCACGGACAAGACCATCCTGATCTCGGTGATGTTCGCCAACAACGAGATCGGGACGATCCAGCCCGTGGCCGAGATCGGCAAGCTCGCGAAGGAAAAGGGCGTCCTCTTCCACACGGATGCGACCCAGGCCG includes the following:
- a CDS encoding Glu/Leu/Phe/Val dehydrogenase, encoding MAKRIRLDPGIHERLRYPRRALVVSIPTLMDDGHTEVFIGYRVHHNTVLGPTKGGIRYHPEVSLGEVTALAMLMSWKCALMGLPYGGAKGGVACDPGAMSQRELERMTRRYTAEVMLLIGPDLDIPAPDLGTNEQTMAWIMDTYAMTQGRTVPGVVTGKPLLIGGSAGRRDATGRGLVYALGQAARGAAMDLKGARVVIQGFGNVGSVAARLLWREGCLVIAVSDAKGGVLNPKGLDIRELNNHVKETGSVVGFPGAEAITNAELLELPCEVLVPAAVGGQITVHNADRIKSRIIAEGANGPTTTEADEILADRHVTVIPDILANAGGVVVSYFEWVQGLQYYFWRESEINTRLQELIIRAFNQVAAVVKRESVSLRTAALMLGVRRVAEAFQLRGFYP
- a CDS encoding galactose-1-phosphate uridylyltransferase — encoded protein: MKGELRKDPSTGKWSLVRRGEARPWEDNGALCPFCPGNESLTPKEIVAYRPPGSAPNGTGWQVRVFPEGDPYFNIEEDLVREGVGMFDRISTRGASEIVVEDPGHELTLASMDEAQVERVLWMYRDRIQDLKRDSKIRNVVVTRFQGKPGAKIRHPYSRILATPIIFDDVRTELNQAREYYAYKRRCVYCDTVREELASGERLVRMTSHFVVFVPYAARVAFELRILPRRHACAYEDISGEQVSDLARLLRGLLRILGKALGDPPFEMVLHTAPNLQVKVLQGEWDTVARDYHWHFEVLPGTEHRRAVAGIAVNETFPEEAARALREDSATRPAGSPSPRSPSG
- a CDS encoding Rrf2 family transcriptional regulator, with the translated sequence MLRFTKRADYGLMAIHYIAFHQHHGVVNAKRIAEDLGIPAELLAKILQRLSKQDLIQSVNGPKGGYVLAREPGQIRVGEVLRAIEGPLGIVHCFQTKYECPQLARCNIRTPVRAIQASIEQLLDTMTLTEMNKFGAPVATPLSLAGMRN